AGGCATTTCTTCTCTTAGAGGCTTACATCACTGAACAAAACTAGAATAATGACAGAGCTTGATATGAACTACTGCAAATGCATTTGATTATTTCTGTGCAAAATACCATGTAGTGTTTGCTTAAGTATGTTTACTCAttagtaagtcccactgaattcagtgagagtTACTCTTGTCTAAATGTGCTCTTAAATGAGTCAAAATTGCTATCTTAACGTAAAACTAGATAattgtgttttgttgtgttgtattAAGGTCATGATGGCTGGCTTTGGACCAAATGGTATGTTTCTAATAGATGATGTTTATTATAGTGgatgttgttttgctttgttttgtaggCTTCTGGAGTAACAGTGAATGATGAAGTTATCAAGGTTTTCAATGACATGAAAGTACGAAAATCTTCAACGCCAGAAGAGATTAAAAAACGAAAGAAAGCAGTTCTCTTCTGTTTAAGTGATGACAAAAGACAAATAATTGTAGAAGAAGCAAAGCAGATACTAGTTGGTGACATAGGTGATACAGTGGAGGACCCTTATACATCTTTTGTGAAGCTGTTACCTCTGAATGATTGCCGATATGCTTTGTATGATGCAACATATGAAACAAAGGAATCTAAAAAAGAAGACCTGGTT
The nucleotide sequence above comes from Zootoca vivipara chromosome 1, rZooViv1.1, whole genome shotgun sequence. Encoded proteins:
- the CFL2 gene encoding cofilin-2 isoform X1 produces the protein MASGVTVNDEVIKVFNDMKVRKSSTPEEIKKRKKAVLFCLSDDKRQIIVEEAKQILVGDIGDTVEDPYTSFVKLLPLNDCRYALYDATYETKESKKEDLVFLFWAPESAPLKSKMIYASSKDAIKKKFTGIKHEWQVNGLDDIKDRSTLGEKLGGNVVVSLEGKPL
- the CFL2 gene encoding cofilin-2 isoform X3 — its product is MKVRKSSTPEEIKKRKKAVLFCLSDDKRQIIVEEAKQILVGDIGDTVEDPYTSFVKLLPLNDCRYALYDATYETKESKKEDLVFLFWAPESAPLKSKMIYASSKDAIKKKFTGIKHEWQVNGLDDIKDRSTLGEKLGGNVVVSLEGKPL